One window of Thermocoleostomius sinensis A174 genomic DNA carries:
- the lnt gene encoding apolipoprotein N-acyltransferase: protein MQSTKSSISSSQAVGLLQFPQGRLIIALVAGLLMGLTPAPANAWFLAWIALAPLWTLVRSLDQWLTVNRSRAFLYGLVWGIGYHGLALWWIRDLHPLMWLGIPWLGSIATVLFAWVFITLWGAVLAGSWACLFHTLCHWPLQPFRSPQLPPPSLPSPLSPPPFPLWLRILLGTALWCALEWLWSYGPLYWSSLAYTQSPRNLLILHLGQLSGPTVVTGAIVAGNGLLAETWIRWRQKAVLPARHLLGFTLVFVIGLHLIGLGLYSQPLANAPSTALKIGIIQGNVPTRIKQFEDGMRLALQHYTMGYETLAEQGVDAVLTPEGAFPWLWLNTPRQAQHPFYQEIERRQIPAWVGTIVSEPNGFTQSLVTITGTGDILSRYDKIKLVPLGEYIPLRSIFGGFINRLSPVQATLIPGQPNQQLDTPFGQAIAGICFDSAFPWLFRRQAATGGTFILTASNNDPYGASMMTQHHAQDVMRAIETDRWVARATNTGFSSIIDAHGNTRWISGFRTYETHADIIYRRHTQTLYVRWGDWLTPSLLAIGLVSRGLYSSRVSNKSK, encoded by the coding sequence GTGCAATCTACGAAATCCAGCATTTCCTCATCCCAAGCGGTGGGGCTGCTCCAGTTTCCGCAAGGGAGATTAATCATTGCTCTTGTAGCTGGACTGCTTATGGGTTTAACGCCTGCTCCAGCCAATGCCTGGTTTTTGGCCTGGATTGCCCTCGCCCCGCTGTGGACGCTGGTGAGATCCCTCGATCAATGGTTAACGGTCAATCGATCGCGTGCCTTTCTGTATGGACTGGTTTGGGGCATAGGGTATCACGGACTAGCGTTGTGGTGGATTAGAGATCTGCACCCGCTGATGTGGTTGGGAATTCCCTGGCTAGGGAGCATTGCCACCGTCCTATTTGCTTGGGTATTCATCACACTTTGGGGAGCCGTTCTAGCAGGAAGTTGGGCCTGTTTATTCCATACTTTGTGTCACTGGCCACTGCAACCATTTCGATCGCCTCAACTTCCGCCTCCCTCTCTCCCCTCTCCCCTCTCCCCTCCCCCCTTTCCCCTCTGGCTGCGGATTCTGTTGGGTACAGCCCTTTGGTGTGCGTTGGAATGGCTTTGGTCTTACGGTCCGCTCTATTGGTCTTCGTTGGCATATACGCAAAGTCCTCGCAATCTCCTGATTCTACATTTGGGACAACTTTCGGGCCCAACCGTAGTGACAGGGGCGATCGTCGCTGGCAACGGACTGCTAGCAGAAACCTGGATACGGTGGCGACAAAAAGCAGTCTTGCCTGCTCGCCATCTTTTAGGATTTACCCTTGTCTTTGTTATAGGATTGCATTTAATTGGTCTTGGTTTGTATAGCCAGCCCCTGGCTAACGCTCCCAGCACTGCCCTGAAAATTGGCATCATTCAGGGAAATGTGCCAACCCGCATCAAGCAGTTTGAGGATGGAATGCGGTTGGCGCTACAACATTACACCATGGGCTATGAAACGCTTGCCGAGCAAGGAGTCGATGCTGTACTCACTCCAGAAGGAGCTTTTCCTTGGCTGTGGCTAAATACCCCTCGACAAGCTCAACATCCGTTCTATCAAGAGATTGAGCGACGACAAATTCCTGCTTGGGTTGGAACTATTGTCTCAGAGCCAAACGGGTTTACGCAAAGCCTGGTGACGATTACCGGAACCGGGGACATTCTCAGTCGCTACGACAAAATCAAACTTGTGCCCTTGGGCGAATATATTCCGCTACGATCGATTTTTGGTGGTTTCATTAATCGCCTCTCGCCCGTGCAAGCGACCCTAATTCCGGGGCAGCCCAATCAGCAACTTGACACCCCTTTTGGTCAAGCAATCGCAGGCATTTGTTTCGACTCAGCCTTTCCCTGGTTGTTTCGTCGTCAAGCGGCGACTGGCGGAACCTTTATTCTCACCGCTTCCAATAATGATCCCTATGGAGCTAGCATGATGACTCAACATCATGCCCAAGATGTAATGCGTGCCATTGAGACCGATCGCTGGGTTGCCCGCGCCACCAACACAGGCTTTTCTAGCATCATTGACGCTCACGGCAATACCCGATGGATCTCTGGCTTCAGAACCTATGAAACCCACGCTGACATCATCTACCGTCGCCACACCCAAACGCTCTATGTACGGTGGGGAGATTGGTTGACTCCAAGTTTATTGGCAATTGGACTAGTGAGTAGAGGACTGTATAGCAGCAGAGTGAGCAATAAAAGTAAATAA
- a CDS encoding serine hydrolase domain-containing protein produces MKQGLAVATLIIVLIGAGCRGDEMIKTLNEQTAPDRASTTLPPENPRLFAPDIERQLQRLLSEKVAQDDFPGVVFYIATSDGMWMGAAGEANRESKVVLKPTDRFRIGNLTNIFMAVLCLQLAEEGLLDLDVPIENYLPPEVSDRFPTSDRISTRQLLSHRSGLADFNTDEFQQMVRATPDRDWTAQEILEYAYDLNPATVRGAFSYANTNYLLAQLIIEGITGKPLAEVLRQRIQTPAGLTNTFLELREPIPGGFTQGYQDWHEDDTLENVTQANFNNGLGLGDRGIVSNAPDLVRFFQALTNSDKLLYQWSLEQMLETVPIGMGDGYGLGITHLDTRWGEAWGHTGRALGFQATLLYLPAHDMTVVVWMNVGDRKRTTPLSIAQEGLNIILGDPEFR; encoded by the coding sequence ATGAAGCAAGGACTAGCGGTGGCTACTCTCATCATCGTCTTGATTGGTGCAGGTTGTCGAGGTGACGAGATGATCAAAACCTTGAATGAACAGACTGCACCCGATCGAGCGTCTACAACGCTGCCACCGGAAAACCCGAGGCTGTTTGCTCCTGATATTGAACGGCAACTTCAACGGCTTTTGAGTGAAAAGGTTGCCCAAGATGACTTTCCTGGCGTTGTCTTCTACATTGCCACATCGGATGGCATGTGGATGGGTGCTGCTGGAGAAGCCAATCGTGAATCCAAGGTAGTATTAAAGCCAACCGATCGCTTTCGGATTGGCAATTTAACGAACATATTTATGGCAGTTCTTTGCCTGCAACTGGCAGAAGAGGGACTCCTTGATCTAGATGTGCCAATCGAGAACTATTTGCCGCCAGAGGTGAGTGATAGATTCCCCACCAGCGATCGGATCAGTACTCGCCAATTGCTGAGTCACCGTAGCGGACTGGCTGATTTTAATACCGATGAATTTCAGCAAATGGTTCGTGCCACTCCCGATCGTGACTGGACTGCCCAAGAGATTCTGGAATATGCCTATGACCTAAACCCTGCCACCGTGCGCGGAGCCTTTTCCTATGCCAATACGAATTATTTGCTGGCGCAACTAATTATCGAAGGGATTACGGGCAAACCATTAGCAGAAGTGCTGCGACAACGCATTCAAACACCGGCCGGACTAACTAATACCTTCCTAGAACTGCGCGAACCCATTCCCGGTGGCTTCACTCAAGGCTATCAGGATTGGCATGAGGATGACACGCTGGAAAACGTCACTCAAGCAAATTTCAACAATGGTCTGGGTTTGGGCGATCGAGGAATCGTTTCCAACGCTCCTGATTTGGTTCGATTTTTTCAAGCGTTGACCAACAGCGACAAACTGCTATACCAGTGGTCACTAGAGCAAATGCTGGAAACGGTACCAATCGGGATGGGAGATGGTTATGGACTTGGCATTACCCACCTTGACACTCGCTGGGGAGAAGCTTGGGGACATACAGGTCGAGCCTTGGGCTTTCAAGCGACCCTTTTATATCTACCCGCCCATGATATGACTGTGGTGGTGTGGATGAATGTTGGCGATCGCAAACGAACAACCCCCCTCTCGATCGCTCAAGAAGGACTGAACATTATCTTAGGCGATCCTGAATTTCGTTGA
- a CDS encoding uracil-DNA glycosylase: MAIDNQMDLFGSTELATVAPNDFNPDLIPTSAKVPIPSGTYTDMEQMKVHCNQCQRCELGATRTHAVVWRGNLHADLMIVGEGPGQNEDETGLPFVGKAGQLLDKILASVNLTEDDVFICNIVKCRPPGNRTPTQEEMDACRPYILEQIRMVDPKIILLSGASAVRGLTGDKRGITKIRGEWIEWNDRLCMPVFHPAYLLRNPSKERGSPKWYMWQDIQAVRAKLDEVRGAGIGG, from the coding sequence ATGGCTATCGACAACCAAATGGACCTATTCGGCTCCACTGAACTCGCAACGGTTGCTCCGAATGACTTCAACCCAGATTTAATTCCCACCAGTGCCAAAGTACCCATTCCTTCTGGCACCTATACGGATATGGAGCAGATGAAGGTGCATTGCAATCAGTGCCAACGCTGTGAGTTGGGTGCAACTCGTACCCATGCGGTTGTGTGGCGAGGCAACTTACATGCCGACTTGATGATCGTAGGAGAAGGCCCCGGACAAAACGAGGACGAAACTGGATTGCCGTTCGTGGGGAAGGCCGGACAGCTATTAGACAAAATCTTGGCGTCTGTGAATCTGACCGAAGACGATGTGTTCATCTGCAACATCGTCAAGTGCCGTCCGCCGGGAAATCGCACCCCTACCCAAGAAGAAATGGACGCTTGCCGTCCCTATATCCTGGAACAAATTCGCATGGTCGATCCCAAAATCATTTTGCTTTCTGGGGCGTCGGCTGTACGCGGATTAACTGGTGATAAGCGCGGTATCACCAAAATTCGGGGCGAATGGATTGAGTGGAACGATCGCCTCTGTATGCCAGTCTTTCACCCAGCCTATTTGTTGCGCAATCCCTCCAAAGAGCGAGGTAGCCCCAAGTGGTACATGTGGCAAGATATTCAAGCTGTTCGTGCTAAGTTGGACGAAGTTAGGGGGGCAGGAATTGGGGGTTAG
- a CDS encoding DUF1499 domain-containing protein, with product MQQSGFSVERSIAFLLGIVLLCWTGAVAPAMAQPLLPLHPIPLATLEMAMSKPLFSFSGKRPTNLGVTDGKLADCPGTPNCVNSQAPDTDVQHKIAPLSYTKSPTEAMTALKGVIQGMKRTQIIREDENYLYVEFTSALMGYVDDVEFLVDPSAKVIHVRSASRLGQSDLGVNRKRIEEIRAKFVQKNV from the coding sequence ATGCAGCAATCTGGCTTTTCGGTTGAGCGTTCGATCGCATTCTTGCTAGGGATTGTCCTACTCTGTTGGACAGGAGCCGTTGCCCCAGCAATGGCCCAGCCTTTGTTGCCTCTGCATCCCATACCCCTCGCTACTCTGGAAATGGCTATGAGCAAACCACTATTTTCATTTTCTGGCAAACGGCCGACCAACTTAGGCGTGACAGATGGTAAGTTAGCTGATTGTCCCGGCACGCCTAACTGTGTCAATAGCCAAGCGCCCGACACAGATGTGCAGCACAAAATTGCGCCGTTAAGCTACACCAAATCTCCTACGGAAGCAATGACAGCCCTGAAAGGCGTGATTCAAGGTATGAAGCGTACACAAATTATTCGCGAAGACGAAAATTACCTCTACGTTGAATTCACAAGTGCGCTGATGGGCTATGTCGATGATGTCGAGTTTCTTGTTGATCCGTCCGCTAAGGTCATTCACGTACGATCGGCTTCCCGTTTAGGGCAGTCAGATTTAGGCGTCAATCGCAAGCGCATTGAGGAAATTCGAGCTAAATTCGTGCAGAAGAACGTCTAG
- a CDS encoding VOC family protein yields the protein MPTPYSLLPIPSSLMSFPYTTVFVALADVEDGLLVPFYQHLLQQEPSIYMPNVYAEFQLTGLRLGIFKPKESHQAEFDRGSSGSMSLCFEVKDLESAIDRLAAIGHPVTHSITIASHGREVYAYDPAGNRLILHEAA from the coding sequence ATGCCTACTCCCTACTCTCTACTCCCCATTCCCTCTTCCCTCATGTCTTTCCCCTACACCACCGTATTTGTAGCCTTAGCAGATGTGGAGGATGGCTTGCTAGTGCCGTTCTACCAACACCTGCTTCAGCAAGAACCAAGCATCTATATGCCCAATGTTTATGCAGAGTTTCAGCTAACTGGGCTACGACTAGGAATTTTTAAGCCCAAAGAGAGTCATCAAGCAGAATTCGATCGCGGTTCTAGTGGCAGTATGAGCCTTTGCTTTGAAGTCAAGGATCTGGAAAGCGCGATCGATCGGTTAGCCGCAATCGGCCATCCAGTGACTCACAGCATTACGATTGCATCTCACGGGCGAGAAGTGTATGCCTACGATCCGGCGGGCAATCGCTTGATTTTGCATGAAGCAGCATGA
- a CDS encoding pyridoxal phosphate-dependent aminotransferase — MKLAARLAEITPSLTLAIDSKAKAMKRDGVDVISFSVGEPDFDTPAHIRSAAEAALEAGKTRYGPVAGEPQLREAIAHKLQTDNNLCYGPDSILVTNGGKHSLFNLMLVLIDPGDEVIIPAPYWVSYPEMVKLAGGTPVIVPTTIDSGFKISPEQLRQVITPKTKLFVLNSPSNPTGMVYSPDEVRALAEVIVEHDIWVVSDEIYEKILYDGAEHLSIGAVGPDAYDRTIVSSGFAKTYAMTGWRVGFLAGPPEIIKAASKIQGHSTSNVCTFAQYGAIAAYEQPQDCVTEMVQAFAERRQVVLEYLNAIPGFTCPRPDGAFYVFPSIHKTGMKSLDFCESLLETKQVAAVPGIAFGADDCIRLSYATSLDNIRQGMERLADFVQALL; from the coding sequence ATGAAACTGGCAGCACGACTAGCAGAGATTACTCCGTCCTTAACCTTGGCGATCGATTCGAAGGCAAAGGCCATGAAACGGGATGGAGTCGATGTGATTAGCTTCAGCGTGGGGGAACCGGATTTTGATACCCCGGCTCACATTCGCTCTGCGGCGGAAGCGGCGTTGGAAGCGGGCAAAACTCGCTATGGACCGGTGGCAGGAGAACCTCAATTGCGCGAGGCGATCGCTCACAAGCTGCAAACAGATAACAATCTCTGCTACGGCCCTGACAGCATTCTTGTTACCAATGGTGGCAAACATTCGCTGTTTAACTTGATGCTGGTGCTGATTGATCCAGGTGATGAGGTAATTATTCCTGCTCCTTATTGGGTTAGTTATCCAGAAATGGTGAAGCTGGCTGGAGGTACACCAGTGATTGTGCCCACCACGATCGACAGTGGCTTCAAAATTAGCCCAGAGCAACTTCGACAAGTGATTACGCCTAAAACGAAACTGTTTGTACTTAACTCACCGTCTAATCCAACGGGGATGGTATACAGCCCGGATGAAGTGCGCGCTTTGGCGGAGGTGATTGTAGAGCACGATATTTGGGTTGTGTCCGATGAAATTTACGAAAAAATTCTCTACGACGGAGCCGAACATCTCAGCATTGGGGCAGTGGGACCCGACGCATACGATCGCACTATTGTCAGCAGCGGTTTTGCCAAAACCTATGCCATGACCGGATGGCGCGTGGGGTTCTTGGCAGGGCCTCCGGAAATTATCAAAGCTGCTAGCAAAATTCAGGGACACAGCACCTCGAATGTCTGCACCTTTGCTCAGTATGGAGCGATCGCTGCCTATGAACAGCCCCAAGATTGTGTCACGGAAATGGTGCAAGCCTTTGCCGAACGGCGTCAAGTAGTGTTGGAGTATTTGAACGCCATTCCAGGGTTTACCTGTCCTCGTCCTGATGGAGCATTCTATGTCTTTCCCAGCATTCACAAAACGGGCATGAAGTCGCTGGATTTTTGCGAGTCTTTATTGGAAACAAAACAGGTAGCGGCTGTACCAGGAATTGCCTTTGGAGCCGATGATTGTATCCGGCTTTCCTATGCCACCAGTCTGGACAATATCCGCCAAGGCATGGAGCGCTTAGCAGACTTTGTGCAAGCGTTGCTGTAA
- a CDS encoding CRTAC1 family protein, whose amino-acid sequence MLIDKTGLLLDNPSQLNYGIAVTDVDGDGAFELFVAGFGKRNLVLKWQGTGFVDIANERLADAERQAIGVAAGDLDGDGREEIYVLNTDVFAGRKQFGDRLFDWQDGAWHDLFSLPQNLDALNLTAGRSVAWIDRHGNGRYGCLVANYGGPIRLYELNSDGMLADIARDAGLAFITGGRGIVASPLVTERMDIFMANENGANFLFRNQGDGTYVDIAAIAGVSDPYEHGRGIAVLDADGDGRLDLVYGNWEGPHRLYAQYAPGKFRDLAANVMSMPSRIRTVIAADFDNDGYEEIFFNNIGQPNRLFGWRDGKWTALDIADGLEPRGLGTGAAVGDFDGDGRLELVVSHGESAAQPLSLYHAIPNHNFWLRVLPLTPQGAPARGAIVTLTANHRTQIRSIDAGSGYLCQMEPVAHFGLGQVEAIDAIEVRWLDGRITRIMTPEPNQTIRVPYPR is encoded by the coding sequence ATGTTGATCGATAAAACTGGCTTACTCCTCGATAATCCCAGTCAGCTAAATTACGGTATTGCCGTTACCGATGTCGATGGAGATGGAGCCTTTGAACTGTTTGTTGCCGGGTTTGGCAAGCGCAACTTAGTCCTAAAGTGGCAAGGAACAGGCTTTGTCGATATTGCCAATGAAAGACTCGCGGACGCTGAGCGGCAGGCGATCGGGGTAGCAGCGGGCGATTTGGATGGCGACGGCCGCGAAGAAATTTATGTGCTCAACACCGATGTCTTTGCCGGACGCAAGCAGTTTGGCGATCGATTGTTTGACTGGCAAGACGGTGCCTGGCACGATTTGTTCTCACTGCCGCAAAACTTAGATGCCCTAAATTTAACGGCGGGTCGATCAGTGGCTTGGATCGATCGACATGGAAATGGTCGCTATGGTTGTTTAGTGGCGAACTATGGCGGACCGATTCGGCTCTATGAGTTAAACAGCGATGGTATGTTGGCTGACATAGCCCGCGATGCAGGATTAGCCTTTATCACAGGAGGGCGAGGCATTGTCGCGTCGCCACTGGTGACAGAACGCATGGACATTTTTATGGCCAATGAAAACGGTGCCAATTTTTTGTTTCGCAATCAAGGTGATGGTACGTATGTGGATATTGCGGCGATCGCTGGGGTCAGTGACCCTTACGAACACGGGCGCGGCATTGCGGTACTGGATGCGGATGGTGACGGTCGCCTTGATTTGGTCTATGGCAACTGGGAGGGCCCGCATCGGCTGTATGCTCAGTATGCACCAGGCAAATTTCGCGATTTGGCTGCCAATGTGATGTCAATGCCGTCGCGGATTCGCACGGTGATTGCGGCTGATTTTGACAACGACGGCTACGAAGAAATTTTCTTCAACAACATTGGTCAACCCAACCGTTTATTTGGCTGGCGGGATGGCAAATGGACAGCACTTGACATTGCCGATGGATTGGAACCAAGAGGCTTGGGCACAGGCGCAGCAGTGGGCGATTTTGATGGCGATGGCCGCTTGGAACTGGTTGTGTCTCATGGCGAATCTGCGGCTCAACCCCTGTCGCTGTACCACGCAATACCGAATCACAACTTCTGGCTGCGAGTATTACCATTAACCCCGCAGGGTGCTCCAGCCCGGGGCGCGATCGTCACTCTAACAGCAAACCACCGCACCCAAATTCGATCGATTGATGCAGGCAGCGGTTATCTTTGTCAGATGGAACCCGTGGCCCATTTTGGTTTAGGGCAGGTAGAGGCGATCGATGCGATCGAAGTGCGCTGGTTGGATGGCAGGATCACGCGAATCATGACCCCTGAGCCGAACCAAACAATACGGGTGCCCTATCCTCGCTAA
- a CDS encoding GDP-mannose 4,6-dehydratase — MKTALICGISGQDGAYLAQLLLNQGYCVYGTSRDAQMSTFRNLVRLGIRDRIKTCSMALNDFRSVLQVIKKIQPDEIYNLAGQTSVGLSFELPVETMESITLGTLNLLEAIRFIGNPIKLYNAGSSECFGDTGTDAADEETPFRPRSPYAVAKAAAFWQVANYREAYDLFTCSGILFNHESPLRPQRFVTQKIVACAHEIAAGKTNKLCLGNISIQRDWGWSPEYVEAMYLMLQQDHPDDYVIATGSSHTLEEFVAEVFSYLGLNWREHIEVDCSLFRPTDIAVSRGNAAKAKAKLGWQAKYRMREVAQMMVDAV, encoded by the coding sequence ATGAAAACAGCCCTGATTTGTGGCATTTCTGGACAAGATGGTGCTTATCTAGCGCAACTGTTACTCAACCAGGGGTACTGCGTCTATGGCACTTCACGAGATGCCCAGATGTCTACGTTCCGCAATTTGGTGCGGTTGGGTATCCGCGATCGGATTAAAACCTGCTCCATGGCTCTGAATGACTTCCGCAGCGTGCTTCAGGTCATCAAAAAAATTCAGCCGGATGAAATTTATAATCTTGCGGGGCAAACCTCGGTGGGGCTTTCCTTCGAGCTACCCGTAGAAACAATGGAAAGCATTACCCTGGGAACGCTGAATCTCTTAGAAGCGATTCGCTTTATTGGAAACCCGATCAAACTCTACAATGCCGGTTCCAGTGAATGTTTTGGCGATACGGGGACTGATGCAGCCGACGAAGAAACTCCATTTCGCCCTCGCAGTCCCTATGCGGTGGCTAAGGCAGCCGCTTTTTGGCAAGTGGCCAACTACCGTGAAGCTTACGATCTCTTTACCTGTTCTGGCATTTTATTTAACCACGAATCGCCACTGCGGCCCCAGCGGTTTGTGACTCAAAAAATTGTGGCTTGTGCCCATGAAATTGCGGCGGGTAAAACCAACAAACTCTGTTTGGGCAATATTTCGATTCAGCGCGATTGGGGCTGGTCGCCGGAATATGTGGAAGCCATGTATTTGATGCTGCAACAAGATCACCCCGATGATTATGTGATTGCCACTGGCTCGTCGCATACGCTGGAGGAGTTTGTGGCAGAGGTGTTTAGCTACTTGGGGTTAAATTGGCGAGAGCATATCGAAGTGGATTGCAGTTTATTTCGACCCACAGATATTGCTGTGAGTCGGGGCAATGCGGCAAAAGCGAAAGCAAAACTGGGTTGGCAAGCCAAGTATAGGATGCGGGAAGTGGCTCAGATGATGGTGGATGCAGTGTAG